A single window of Microcoleus sp. AS-A8 DNA harbors:
- a CDS encoding DUF2808 domain-containing protein, with protein MSKPAASQNLGNRQVNFNSSPRLIGAAVATYPGVGALAQYQFTVRVPDKAGKPLQAVKITQRENLERIQFAHSHSAAFAGDRFAGGSEVSIASVAGSETSDSNEVTVVFEQPIQPGSTVTISLRGTRPTWGGIYLFGFRGRQAPPKPELKRVLPSQLPR; from the coding sequence GTAATAGACAGGTTAACTTTAACTCGTCACCCCGCTTAATTGGTGCTGCGGTTGCCACCTATCCAGGTGTAGGGGCTTTAGCGCAATATCAGTTTACAGTCCGCGTACCTGACAAGGCTGGGAAACCGCTACAAGCCGTCAAGATTACCCAACGGGAGAATCTGGAGCGGATTCAGTTCGCTCACAGTCATAGTGCGGCATTTGCTGGTGATAGATTCGCTGGGGGTTCGGAAGTTTCCATTGCCAGCGTTGCGGGAAGCGAGACTTCAGATTCTAATGAGGTAACTGTTGTCTTTGAGCAGCCTATCCAACCTGGGAGTACTGTGACCATTTCCTTGAGGGGAACTCGCCCTACATGGGGCGGTATTTATCTATTTGGATTCAGGGGGCGACAAGCGCCCCCAAAGCCAGAATTGAAAAGGGTTTTACCCAGCCAGCTCCCGCGCTAA